In a single window of the Acipenser ruthenus chromosome 8, fAciRut3.2 maternal haplotype, whole genome shotgun sequence genome:
- the LOC117407216 gene encoding diacylglycerol kinase eta-like isoform X6 codes for MEDWITSLKSVQSREHYETAQFNVEHFSGMHNWYACSHARPTFCNVCRDSLSGVTSHGLSCEVCKFKAHKRCAVRATNNCKWTTLASIGKDIIEDEDGIAMPHQWLEGNLPVSAKCAVCDKTCGSVLRLQDRRCLWCKAMVHTACKDLYPRKCPLGQCKVSIIPPTALNSIDSDGFWKATCPPSCASPLLVFVNSKSGDNQGVKFLRRFKQLLNPAQVFDLVNGGPHLGLRLFQKFDNFRILVCGGDGSVGWVLSEIDKLNLHKQCQLGVLPLGTGNDLARVLGWGASCDDDTQLPQILEKLERASTKMLDRWSIMTYEIKIPPKQSYPLTPEEESEECELQISSYEDSVAAHLTKILNSDQHSVVISSAKVLCETVKDFVAKVGKSYEKTTENTNEAEAMSMKCEVLNEKLDSLLRTLNTEVKATARPPHSTPPIVEEEGEEEEELEEEEEEAEEEELSEESLTELKKLEENLTEKPSPHTFFKPREQLMLRANSLKKAVRQIIEQTEKVVDEQNAHTQEQAIQSPTEFKKGNEEENKDDEKDEDTKELEAQSTAKTTPKSPLESRISRSTQSYSGSFSIPHFTTSKENLPVLNTRIICPGLRAGLAASIAGSSIISKMLLANIDLFGATPFIDADPDSLEGYLERCVMNNYFGIGLDAKISLEFNNKREEHPEKCRSRTKNMMWYGVLGTKELLQRTYKNLEQKVQLECDGQYIPLPSLQGIAVLNIPSYAGGTNFWGGTKEDDIFCAPSFDDKILEVVAVFGSMQMAVSRVIKLQHHRIAQCRSVKITILGDEGVPIQVDGEAWIQPPGVIKIIHKNRAQMLTRDRAFENTLKSWEDKLKYDKSALRPHLYSQQSVDLATEEEVVQIQMCSRAAEELITRICEAAQSHSLLEQELAHAVNASSHALNKTHPKFRESLTRNTAIEIASNVKALHNETESLLVGRVPLQLELPHEELLSSALQSVEMELRKLAEIPWLYHVLQPNDEEEHSMEYGKRNSRSTMFRIVPKFKKEKIQRHKANPQSVQRWGTDEVAAWLDLLSLGEYKEIFIRHDIRGSELLHLERRDLKDLGISKVGHMKRILQGIKELAKNTLSDL; via the exons ACGGCACAGTTTAATGTGGAACATTTCTCAGGGATGCACAACTGGTATGCCTGCTCCCACGCCCGCCCCACCTTCTGCAACGTGTGCCGGGACAGCCTCTCAGGGGTCACCTCCCACGGCCTCTCATGTGAAG TGTGCAAGTTCAAGGCACATAAGAGATGTGCAGTCAGGGCCACCAACAACTGCAAGTGGACAACGCTGGCCTCCATAGGAAAAGACATTATTGAGGATGAGGATGGG attGCAATGCCACATCAGTGGCTGGAAGGTAACCTCCCCGTTAGTGCCAAGTGTGCTGTGTGTGACAAGACATGTGGCAGTGTTCTCAGGCTGCAGGACAGGCGCTGCCTGTGGTGTAAAGCCATG gTGCACACTGCCTGTAAAGACCTGTACCCCCGAAAGTGCCCGCTTGGGCAGTGCAAAGTGTCCATCATTCCACCGACTGCCCTCAACAGCATTGACTCGGACG GCTTCTGGAAAGCAACCTGCCCTCCATCTTGTGCCAGTCCTCTGCTAGTCTTTGTTAACTCCAAGAGCGGAGACAATCAGGGTGTGAAGTTCCTGCGCAGGTTCAAACAGTTACTCAACCCTGCTCAGGTGTTTGATTTAGTGAACGGAGGCCCTCATTTAGG TTTACGCTTGTTTCAGAAATTTGACAATTTCCGAATCCTAGTGTGTGGAGGTGATGGAAGTGTTGGCTGGGTTCTGTCTGAAATTGACAAGCTAAACCTTCACAAACAG TGCCAGCTGGGAGTGTTGCCCTTGGGTACTGGGAACGACCTCGCCCGCGTCCTTGGCTGGGGAGCATCATGTGACGACGACACACAGCTTCCTCAAATCCTGGAGAAGCTAGAGCGAGCCAGCACAAAGATGCTCGACAG aTGGAGTATAATGACATATGAAATAAAAATACCTCCAAAGCAGAGCTATCCGCTTACTCCAGAGGAAGAATCTGAGGAATGTGAA CTTCAGATTTCGTCTTATGAAGATTCGGTCGCTGCCCATCTCACAAAGATCCTTAACTCTGACCAGCACTCCGTCGTCATATCATCTGCAAA GGTTTTATGTGAAACTGTCAAGGACTTTGTTGCCAAAGTAGGCAAATCCTATGAGAAAACAACAGAGAACACCAATGAGGCTGAAGCCATGTCCATGAAA TGTGAAGTATTGAATGAGAAGCTGGACTCCCTGCTTCGGACTCTAAACACCGAGGTCAAGGCCACGGCCCGCCCACCCCATAGCACCCCACCAATCGTAGAGGAGGaaggcgaggaggaggaggagctagaggaggaggaggaggaggcagaggaggaggagctgaGTGAGGAGTCGCTGACCGAGTTGAAGAAGCTGGAAGAAAATCTCACCGAAAAGCCGTCCCCGCATACATTCTTCAAACCGAGAGAGCAGCTCATGCTGCGAGCCAACAGCCTGAAAAAAGCAGTGAGGCAAATCATAGAGCAGACGGAAAAAG TTGTGGATGAGCAGAACGCCCACACCCAGGAACAAGCGATCCAGTCCCCGACAGAGTTCAAGAAAGGAAACGAGGAGGAGAACAAAGACGATGAGAAGGACGAAGACACCAAGGAGTTAGAGGCACAATCAA CAGCCAAAACAACTCCGAAATCCCCTCTAGAGAGCCGGATCAGTCGCAGCACGCAGTCCTACAGTGGCTCCTTCTCCATTCCTCACTTCACTACCAGCAAAGAAAATCTGCCAGTATTGAACACCAGGATCATCTGCCCAG GTTTAAGAGCTGGACTGGCTGCATCCATTGCAGGAAGTTCTATCATCAGTAAAATGCTGCTGGCCAACATCGATCTCTTTGGAGCAACGCCATTCATTGATGCAGACCCGGATTCACT AGAAGGCTACTTAGAGAGATGCGTCATGAACAACTATTTTGGGATCGGATTGGATGCAAAGATCTCACTGGAGTTTAACAATAAACGGGAGGAGCACCCAGAAAAATGCAG GAGCCGCACAAAGAACATGATGTGGTACGGTGTCCTTGGCACTAAAGAGCTACTGCAGAGGACTTACAAAAATCTGGAGCAAAAAGTCCAATTGGAG TGTGACGGACAGTACATACCCCTCCCCAGTCTCCAAGGCATCGCTGTGTTGAACATTCCAAGCTATGCTGGTGGAACCAACTTTTGGGGCGGAACCAAGGAGGATGAT atCTTTTGTGCTCCATCGTTCGATGATAAGATCTTGGAGGTTGTTGCCGTGTTTGGAAGCATGCAGATGGCAGTTTCACGAGTTATAAAACTGCAACATCACAGGATAGCGCAG TGCCGCTCTGTGAAGATCACAATCCTGGGAGATGAAGGGGTTCCCATACAAGTAGATGGAGAGGCCTGGATTCAGCCCCCCGGGGTCATCAaaattattcataaaaacagagccCAGATGCTGACGAGAGACAGG GCTTTCGAGAACACGCTGAAGTCATGGGAGGACAAGCTGAAGTACGACAAATCGGCACTGCGGCCCCACCTGTACTCCCAGCAATCAGTGGACCTGGCCACAGAAGAGGAGGTTGTCCAGATCCAGATGTGCTCGAGGGCAGCGGAGGAGCTCATTACCag GATCTGTGAAGCAGCGCAATCCCACAGCCTGCTGGAGCAGGAGTTGGCTCACGCAGTCAACGCGTCCTCACACGCACTCAACAAAACCCACCCCAAGTTCCGAGAG AGCCTAACGAGAAACACAGCCATTGAAATTGCAAGCAACGTGAAAGCTCTACACAATGAAACAGAATCTTTACTTGTTGGAAGAGTACCACTG CAATTGGAGCTGCCCCATGAGGAGCTGCTGTCCAGCGCCCTGCAGAGTGTGGAGATGGAGCTGAGGAAACTCGCTGAAATCCCCTGGCTTTATCACGTCCTGCAACCCAATGACGAAGAG GAGCACTCAATGGAGTATGGTAAAAGGAACAGTAGAAGCACCATGTTTCGTATTGTGCCAAAGTTCAAGAAAGAGAAGATCCAAAGGCATAAGGCAAACCCTCAGTCAG TTCAAAGGTGGGGCACAGACGAAGTGGCTGCTTGGCTGGATCTGCTCAGCTTGGGAGAGTACAAAGAAATCTTCATCCGCCACGACATCAGAGGCTCCGAGCTGCTGCACCTGGAGAGGCGAGACCTGAAG gacctGGGGATATCGAAGGTGGGCCATATGAAGCGAATTCTCCAGGGAATTAAAGAACTCGCCAAGAACACCCTGTCAGACCTGTAA
- the LOC117407216 gene encoding diacylglycerol kinase eta-like isoform X5 has protein sequence MEPACGGSGAISLALCLSFGDCSYQAGLECKDNYTVQETHSLCREQKGNGRLDHLIKICTVQRALRGMHNWYACSHARPTFCNVCRDSLSGVTSHGLSCEVCKFKAHKRCAVRATNNCKWTTLASIGKDIIEDEDGIAMPHQWLEGNLPVSAKCAVCDKTCGSVLRLQDRRCLWCKAMVHTACKDLYPRKCPLGQCKVSIIPPTALNSIDSDGFWKATCPPSCASPLLVFVNSKSGDNQGVKFLRRFKQLLNPAQVFDLVNGGPHLGLRLFQKFDNFRILVCGGDGSVGWVLSEIDKLNLHKQCQLGVLPLGTGNDLARVLGWGASCDDDTQLPQILEKLERASTKMLDRWSIMTYEIKIPPKQSYPLTPEEESEECELQISSYEDSVAAHLTKILNSDQHSVVISSAKVLCETVKDFVAKVGKSYEKTTENTNEAEAMSMKCEVLNEKLDSLLRTLNTEVKATARPPHSTPPIVEEEGEEEEELEEEEEEAEEEELSEESLTELKKLEENLTEKPSPHTFFKPREQLMLRANSLKKAVRQIIEQTEKVVDEQNAHTQEQAIQSPTEFKKGNEEENKDDEKDEDTKELEAQSTAKTTPKSPLESRISRSTQSYSGSFSIPHFTTSKENLPVLNTRIICPGLRAGLAASIAGSSIISKMLLANIDLFGATPFIDADPDSLEGYLERCVMNNYFGIGLDAKISLEFNNKREEHPEKCRSRTKNMMWYGVLGTKELLQRTYKNLEQKVQLECDGQYIPLPSLQGIAVLNIPSYAGGTNFWGGTKEDDIFCAPSFDDKILEVVAVFGSMQMAVSRVIKLQHHRIAQCRSVKITILGDEGVPIQVDGEAWIQPPGVIKIIHKNRAQMLTRDRAFENTLKSWEDKLKYDKSALRPHLYSQQSVDLATEEEVVQIQMCSRAAEELITRICEAAQSHSLLEQELAHAVNASSHALNKTHPKFRESLTRNTAIEIASNVKALHNETESLLVGRVPLQLELPHEELLSSALQSVEMELRKLAEIPWLYHVLQPNDEEEHSMEYGKRNSRSTMFRIVPKFKKEKIQRHKANPQSVQRWGTDEVAAWLDLLSLGEYKEIFIRHDIRGSELLHLERRDLKDLGISKVGHMKRILQGIKELAKNTLSDL, from the exons GGATGCACAACTGGTATGCCTGCTCCCACGCCCGCCCCACCTTCTGCAACGTGTGCCGGGACAGCCTCTCAGGGGTCACCTCCCACGGCCTCTCATGTGAAG TGTGCAAGTTCAAGGCACATAAGAGATGTGCAGTCAGGGCCACCAACAACTGCAAGTGGACAACGCTGGCCTCCATAGGAAAAGACATTATTGAGGATGAGGATGGG attGCAATGCCACATCAGTGGCTGGAAGGTAACCTCCCCGTTAGTGCCAAGTGTGCTGTGTGTGACAAGACATGTGGCAGTGTTCTCAGGCTGCAGGACAGGCGCTGCCTGTGGTGTAAAGCCATG gTGCACACTGCCTGTAAAGACCTGTACCCCCGAAAGTGCCCGCTTGGGCAGTGCAAAGTGTCCATCATTCCACCGACTGCCCTCAACAGCATTGACTCGGACG GCTTCTGGAAAGCAACCTGCCCTCCATCTTGTGCCAGTCCTCTGCTAGTCTTTGTTAACTCCAAGAGCGGAGACAATCAGGGTGTGAAGTTCCTGCGCAGGTTCAAACAGTTACTCAACCCTGCTCAGGTGTTTGATTTAGTGAACGGAGGCCCTCATTTAGG TTTACGCTTGTTTCAGAAATTTGACAATTTCCGAATCCTAGTGTGTGGAGGTGATGGAAGTGTTGGCTGGGTTCTGTCTGAAATTGACAAGCTAAACCTTCACAAACAG TGCCAGCTGGGAGTGTTGCCCTTGGGTACTGGGAACGACCTCGCCCGCGTCCTTGGCTGGGGAGCATCATGTGACGACGACACACAGCTTCCTCAAATCCTGGAGAAGCTAGAGCGAGCCAGCACAAAGATGCTCGACAG aTGGAGTATAATGACATATGAAATAAAAATACCTCCAAAGCAGAGCTATCCGCTTACTCCAGAGGAAGAATCTGAGGAATGTGAA CTTCAGATTTCGTCTTATGAAGATTCGGTCGCTGCCCATCTCACAAAGATCCTTAACTCTGACCAGCACTCCGTCGTCATATCATCTGCAAA GGTTTTATGTGAAACTGTCAAGGACTTTGTTGCCAAAGTAGGCAAATCCTATGAGAAAACAACAGAGAACACCAATGAGGCTGAAGCCATGTCCATGAAA TGTGAAGTATTGAATGAGAAGCTGGACTCCCTGCTTCGGACTCTAAACACCGAGGTCAAGGCCACGGCCCGCCCACCCCATAGCACCCCACCAATCGTAGAGGAGGaaggcgaggaggaggaggagctagaggaggaggaggaggaggcagaggaggaggagctgaGTGAGGAGTCGCTGACCGAGTTGAAGAAGCTGGAAGAAAATCTCACCGAAAAGCCGTCCCCGCATACATTCTTCAAACCGAGAGAGCAGCTCATGCTGCGAGCCAACAGCCTGAAAAAAGCAGTGAGGCAAATCATAGAGCAGACGGAAAAAG TTGTGGATGAGCAGAACGCCCACACCCAGGAACAAGCGATCCAGTCCCCGACAGAGTTCAAGAAAGGAAACGAGGAGGAGAACAAAGACGATGAGAAGGACGAAGACACCAAGGAGTTAGAGGCACAATCAA CAGCCAAAACAACTCCGAAATCCCCTCTAGAGAGCCGGATCAGTCGCAGCACGCAGTCCTACAGTGGCTCCTTCTCCATTCCTCACTTCACTACCAGCAAAGAAAATCTGCCAGTATTGAACACCAGGATCATCTGCCCAG GTTTAAGAGCTGGACTGGCTGCATCCATTGCAGGAAGTTCTATCATCAGTAAAATGCTGCTGGCCAACATCGATCTCTTTGGAGCAACGCCATTCATTGATGCAGACCCGGATTCACT AGAAGGCTACTTAGAGAGATGCGTCATGAACAACTATTTTGGGATCGGATTGGATGCAAAGATCTCACTGGAGTTTAACAATAAACGGGAGGAGCACCCAGAAAAATGCAG GAGCCGCACAAAGAACATGATGTGGTACGGTGTCCTTGGCACTAAAGAGCTACTGCAGAGGACTTACAAAAATCTGGAGCAAAAAGTCCAATTGGAG TGTGACGGACAGTACATACCCCTCCCCAGTCTCCAAGGCATCGCTGTGTTGAACATTCCAAGCTATGCTGGTGGAACCAACTTTTGGGGCGGAACCAAGGAGGATGAT atCTTTTGTGCTCCATCGTTCGATGATAAGATCTTGGAGGTTGTTGCCGTGTTTGGAAGCATGCAGATGGCAGTTTCACGAGTTATAAAACTGCAACATCACAGGATAGCGCAG TGCCGCTCTGTGAAGATCACAATCCTGGGAGATGAAGGGGTTCCCATACAAGTAGATGGAGAGGCCTGGATTCAGCCCCCCGGGGTCATCAaaattattcataaaaacagagccCAGATGCTGACGAGAGACAGG GCTTTCGAGAACACGCTGAAGTCATGGGAGGACAAGCTGAAGTACGACAAATCGGCACTGCGGCCCCACCTGTACTCCCAGCAATCAGTGGACCTGGCCACAGAAGAGGAGGTTGTCCAGATCCAGATGTGCTCGAGGGCAGCGGAGGAGCTCATTACCag GATCTGTGAAGCAGCGCAATCCCACAGCCTGCTGGAGCAGGAGTTGGCTCACGCAGTCAACGCGTCCTCACACGCACTCAACAAAACCCACCCCAAGTTCCGAGAG AGCCTAACGAGAAACACAGCCATTGAAATTGCAAGCAACGTGAAAGCTCTACACAATGAAACAGAATCTTTACTTGTTGGAAGAGTACCACTG CAATTGGAGCTGCCCCATGAGGAGCTGCTGTCCAGCGCCCTGCAGAGTGTGGAGATGGAGCTGAGGAAACTCGCTGAAATCCCCTGGCTTTATCACGTCCTGCAACCCAATGACGAAGAG GAGCACTCAATGGAGTATGGTAAAAGGAACAGTAGAAGCACCATGTTTCGTATTGTGCCAAAGTTCAAGAAAGAGAAGATCCAAAGGCATAAGGCAAACCCTCAGTCAG TTCAAAGGTGGGGCACAGACGAAGTGGCTGCTTGGCTGGATCTGCTCAGCTTGGGAGAGTACAAAGAAATCTTCATCCGCCACGACATCAGAGGCTCCGAGCTGCTGCACCTGGAGAGGCGAGACCTGAAG gacctGGGGATATCGAAGGTGGGCCATATGAAGCGAATTCTCCAGGGAATTAAAGAACTCGCCAAGAACACCCTGTCAGACCTGTAA
- the LOC117407216 gene encoding diacylglycerol kinase eta-like isoform X7, whose product MHNWYACSHARPTFCNVCRDSLSGVTSHGLSCEVCKFKAHKRCAVRATNNCKWTTLASIGKDIIEDEDGIAMPHQWLEGNLPVSAKCAVCDKTCGSVLRLQDRRCLWCKAMVHTACKDLYPRKCPLGQCKVSIIPPTALNSIDSDGFWKATCPPSCASPLLVFVNSKSGDNQGVKFLRRFKQLLNPAQVFDLVNGGPHLGLRLFQKFDNFRILVCGGDGSVGWVLSEIDKLNLHKQCQLGVLPLGTGNDLARVLGWGASCDDDTQLPQILEKLERASTKMLDRWSIMTYEIKIPPKQSYPLTPEEESEECELQISSYEDSVAAHLTKILNSDQHSVVISSAKVLCETVKDFVAKVGKSYEKTTENTNEAEAMSMKCEVLNEKLDSLLRTLNTEVKATARPPHSTPPIVEEEGEEEEELEEEEEEAEEEELSEESLTELKKLEENLTEKPSPHTFFKPREQLMLRANSLKKAVRQIIEQTEKVVDEQNAHTQEQAIQSPTEFKKGNEEENKDDEKDEDTKELEAQSTAKTTPKSPLESRISRSTQSYSGSFSIPHFTTSKENLPVLNTRIICPGLRAGLAASIAGSSIISKMLLANIDLFGATPFIDADPDSLEGYLERCVMNNYFGIGLDAKISLEFNNKREEHPEKCRSRTKNMMWYGVLGTKELLQRTYKNLEQKVQLECDGQYIPLPSLQGIAVLNIPSYAGGTNFWGGTKEDDIFCAPSFDDKILEVVAVFGSMQMAVSRVIKLQHHRIAQCRSVKITILGDEGVPIQVDGEAWIQPPGVIKIIHKNRAQMLTRDRAFENTLKSWEDKLKYDKSALRPHLYSQQSVDLATEEEVVQIQMCSRAAEELITRICEAAQSHSLLEQELAHAVNASSHALNKTHPKFRESLTRNTAIEIASNVKALHNETESLLVGRVPLQLELPHEELLSSALQSVEMELRKLAEIPWLYHVLQPNDEEEHSMEYGKRNSRSTMFRIVPKFKKEKIQRHKANPQSVQRWGTDEVAAWLDLLSLGEYKEIFIRHDIRGSELLHLERRDLKDLGISKVGHMKRILQGIKELAKNTLSDL is encoded by the exons ATGCACAACTGGTATGCCTGCTCCCACGCCCGCCCCACCTTCTGCAACGTGTGCCGGGACAGCCTCTCAGGGGTCACCTCCCACGGCCTCTCATGTGAAG TGTGCAAGTTCAAGGCACATAAGAGATGTGCAGTCAGGGCCACCAACAACTGCAAGTGGACAACGCTGGCCTCCATAGGAAAAGACATTATTGAGGATGAGGATGGG attGCAATGCCACATCAGTGGCTGGAAGGTAACCTCCCCGTTAGTGCCAAGTGTGCTGTGTGTGACAAGACATGTGGCAGTGTTCTCAGGCTGCAGGACAGGCGCTGCCTGTGGTGTAAAGCCATG gTGCACACTGCCTGTAAAGACCTGTACCCCCGAAAGTGCCCGCTTGGGCAGTGCAAAGTGTCCATCATTCCACCGACTGCCCTCAACAGCATTGACTCGGACG GCTTCTGGAAAGCAACCTGCCCTCCATCTTGTGCCAGTCCTCTGCTAGTCTTTGTTAACTCCAAGAGCGGAGACAATCAGGGTGTGAAGTTCCTGCGCAGGTTCAAACAGTTACTCAACCCTGCTCAGGTGTTTGATTTAGTGAACGGAGGCCCTCATTTAGG TTTACGCTTGTTTCAGAAATTTGACAATTTCCGAATCCTAGTGTGTGGAGGTGATGGAAGTGTTGGCTGGGTTCTGTCTGAAATTGACAAGCTAAACCTTCACAAACAG TGCCAGCTGGGAGTGTTGCCCTTGGGTACTGGGAACGACCTCGCCCGCGTCCTTGGCTGGGGAGCATCATGTGACGACGACACACAGCTTCCTCAAATCCTGGAGAAGCTAGAGCGAGCCAGCACAAAGATGCTCGACAG aTGGAGTATAATGACATATGAAATAAAAATACCTCCAAAGCAGAGCTATCCGCTTACTCCAGAGGAAGAATCTGAGGAATGTGAA CTTCAGATTTCGTCTTATGAAGATTCGGTCGCTGCCCATCTCACAAAGATCCTTAACTCTGACCAGCACTCCGTCGTCATATCATCTGCAAA GGTTTTATGTGAAACTGTCAAGGACTTTGTTGCCAAAGTAGGCAAATCCTATGAGAAAACAACAGAGAACACCAATGAGGCTGAAGCCATGTCCATGAAA TGTGAAGTATTGAATGAGAAGCTGGACTCCCTGCTTCGGACTCTAAACACCGAGGTCAAGGCCACGGCCCGCCCACCCCATAGCACCCCACCAATCGTAGAGGAGGaaggcgaggaggaggaggagctagaggaggaggaggaggaggcagaggaggaggagctgaGTGAGGAGTCGCTGACCGAGTTGAAGAAGCTGGAAGAAAATCTCACCGAAAAGCCGTCCCCGCATACATTCTTCAAACCGAGAGAGCAGCTCATGCTGCGAGCCAACAGCCTGAAAAAAGCAGTGAGGCAAATCATAGAGCAGACGGAAAAAG TTGTGGATGAGCAGAACGCCCACACCCAGGAACAAGCGATCCAGTCCCCGACAGAGTTCAAGAAAGGAAACGAGGAGGAGAACAAAGACGATGAGAAGGACGAAGACACCAAGGAGTTAGAGGCACAATCAA CAGCCAAAACAACTCCGAAATCCCCTCTAGAGAGCCGGATCAGTCGCAGCACGCAGTCCTACAGTGGCTCCTTCTCCATTCCTCACTTCACTACCAGCAAAGAAAATCTGCCAGTATTGAACACCAGGATCATCTGCCCAG GTTTAAGAGCTGGACTGGCTGCATCCATTGCAGGAAGTTCTATCATCAGTAAAATGCTGCTGGCCAACATCGATCTCTTTGGAGCAACGCCATTCATTGATGCAGACCCGGATTCACT AGAAGGCTACTTAGAGAGATGCGTCATGAACAACTATTTTGGGATCGGATTGGATGCAAAGATCTCACTGGAGTTTAACAATAAACGGGAGGAGCACCCAGAAAAATGCAG GAGCCGCACAAAGAACATGATGTGGTACGGTGTCCTTGGCACTAAAGAGCTACTGCAGAGGACTTACAAAAATCTGGAGCAAAAAGTCCAATTGGAG TGTGACGGACAGTACATACCCCTCCCCAGTCTCCAAGGCATCGCTGTGTTGAACATTCCAAGCTATGCTGGTGGAACCAACTTTTGGGGCGGAACCAAGGAGGATGAT atCTTTTGTGCTCCATCGTTCGATGATAAGATCTTGGAGGTTGTTGCCGTGTTTGGAAGCATGCAGATGGCAGTTTCACGAGTTATAAAACTGCAACATCACAGGATAGCGCAG TGCCGCTCTGTGAAGATCACAATCCTGGGAGATGAAGGGGTTCCCATACAAGTAGATGGAGAGGCCTGGATTCAGCCCCCCGGGGTCATCAaaattattcataaaaacagagccCAGATGCTGACGAGAGACAGG GCTTTCGAGAACACGCTGAAGTCATGGGAGGACAAGCTGAAGTACGACAAATCGGCACTGCGGCCCCACCTGTACTCCCAGCAATCAGTGGACCTGGCCACAGAAGAGGAGGTTGTCCAGATCCAGATGTGCTCGAGGGCAGCGGAGGAGCTCATTACCag GATCTGTGAAGCAGCGCAATCCCACAGCCTGCTGGAGCAGGAGTTGGCTCACGCAGTCAACGCGTCCTCACACGCACTCAACAAAACCCACCCCAAGTTCCGAGAG AGCCTAACGAGAAACACAGCCATTGAAATTGCAAGCAACGTGAAAGCTCTACACAATGAAACAGAATCTTTACTTGTTGGAAGAGTACCACTG CAATTGGAGCTGCCCCATGAGGAGCTGCTGTCCAGCGCCCTGCAGAGTGTGGAGATGGAGCTGAGGAAACTCGCTGAAATCCCCTGGCTTTATCACGTCCTGCAACCCAATGACGAAGAG GAGCACTCAATGGAGTATGGTAAAAGGAACAGTAGAAGCACCATGTTTCGTATTGTGCCAAAGTTCAAGAAAGAGAAGATCCAAAGGCATAAGGCAAACCCTCAGTCAG TTCAAAGGTGGGGCACAGACGAAGTGGCTGCTTGGCTGGATCTGCTCAGCTTGGGAGAGTACAAAGAAATCTTCATCCGCCACGACATCAGAGGCTCCGAGCTGCTGCACCTGGAGAGGCGAGACCTGAAG gacctGGGGATATCGAAGGTGGGCCATATGAAGCGAATTCTCCAGGGAATTAAAGAACTCGCCAAGAACACCCTGTCAGACCTGTAA